One Candidatus Paceibacterota bacterium genomic window carries:
- a CDS encoding ribonucleotide-diphosphate reductase subunit beta, with the protein MKNNFSILKRDGSIVPFDIDKIANAIYRAMVAVNKGEKESSKNIAKKVFKKIESIEKEKRKNVNVPYENITVEEIQDIVEKELMANSFYDVAKSYIIYREKRAILRKRNIFKKRINLKPYEYPELYEYVNAIRHSYWIHTEFNYLSDIQDFKANITEKERSAIKKTMLAIAQIEVAVKSFWGDIYKKMPKPEIASVGFTFAESEVRHMDAYSHLLEILGLNEEFTKIEEVPVLMERIKYLENSIKTSKSEDNKEITKAILLFSLFIEHVSLFSQFLIIMSFNKYKNLFKGISNAVEATSKEEQIHGLFGIEIINIIKKEHPDWFDDNFKKTIIESCKNSLDTEKKVVDWIFKKGELEFLSKDIIMEFVKNRLNNSLVSIGVERIFKVNEKMLQKTEWFDEEIITTKHGDFFVKRSINYNKRSKSITGEDLF; encoded by the coding sequence ATGAAAAACAATTTTTCAATCCTGAAAAGAGACGGAAGTATAGTTCCTTTTGACATAGATAAAATTGCAAATGCGATTTACAGGGCAATGGTTGCGGTAAACAAAGGAGAAAAAGAATCTTCTAAAAATATTGCAAAAAAGGTCTTTAAAAAAATAGAAAGCATCGAAAAAGAAAAAAGAAAAAATGTTAATGTGCCGTATGAAAACATAACGGTTGAAGAAATACAGGATATTGTCGAGAAGGAACTGATGGCAAATTCTTTCTATGACGTTGCCAAATCCTATATCATATACAGGGAAAAAAGGGCAATCTTAAGAAAAAGGAATATCTTTAAAAAAAGAATCAATCTTAAGCCCTATGAATATCCCGAACTTTATGAATATGTAAACGCAATAAGACATTCTTATTGGATACATACGGAATTCAATTATTTAAGCGATATACAGGATTTCAAGGCAAATATTACGGAAAAGGAGAGAAGCGCCATAAAAAAGACAATGCTTGCGATTGCCCAGATAGAAGTTGCCGTAAAGTCCTTTTGGGGCGATATTTACAAAAAGATGCCAAAGCCGGAAATCGCTTCTGTCGGTTTTACTTTTGCAGAAAGCGAAGTTCGCCATATGGATGCTTATTCCCATCTTCTTGAAATACTCGGCCTTAACGAGGAATTTACTAAGATAGAAGAAGTGCCGGTTCTTATGGAAAGAATAAAATATCTTGAAAATTCCATTAAAACGTCAAAAAGCGAAGACAACAAGGAGATTACAAAAGCGATTTTGCTTTTTTCTCTTTTTATCGAGCATGTCTCCTTATTCTCCCAATTTTTAATAATAATGTCTTTTAATAAATACAAAAATTTATTCAAAGGAATATCAAATGCTGTTGAAGCAACGTCAAAAGAAGAGCAAATACACGGATTATTCGGGATTGAAATAATAAACATTATTAAAAAAGAGCATCCTGATTGGTTTGACGATAATTTTAAAAAAACAATTATTGAATCATGCAAAAATTCTCTTGATACGGAAAAGAAAGTAGTTGATTGGATTTTTAAAAAAGGAGAATTGGAATTTCTTTCAAAAGACATAATTATGGAATTTGTAAAAAATCGGCTTAATAATTCTTTAGTTAGCATTGGAGTTGAAAGAATATTCAAGGTTAATGAAAAAATGCTTCAGAAAACAGAATGGTTTGACGAGGAAATTATCACAACAAAACACGGGGATTTTTTTGTAAAAAGATCAATTAATTACAATAAAAGAAGTAAGAGCATAACTGGCGAGGACTTATTTTAA